A single region of the Pseudomonas granadensis genome encodes:
- the rsmI gene encoding 16S rRNA (cytidine(1402)-2'-O)-methyltransferase: MAAFTDHEVCALTAPGSLNSAAGSLYVVATPIGNLDDISARALKILREVALIAAEDTRHSARLMQHFGIATPLAACHEHNERDEGSRFITRLLAGDNVALISDAGTPLISDPGYHLVRQARAAGINVVPVPGACALIAALSAAGLPSDRFIFEGFLPAKSVGRKARLEAVKEEPRTLIFYEAPHRILECLQDMEEVFGGERQALLAREITKTFETLKGLPLAELRAFVESDSNQQRGECVVLVAGWTAPESEDAVSGEAMRILDLLLEEMPLKRAAALAAQITGERKNVLYQVALDKQKGV; encoded by the coding sequence ATGGCCGCTTTTACCGATCACGAGGTGTGCGCTTTGACTGCTCCAGGTTCCCTGAATTCCGCTGCTGGCTCGCTTTATGTGGTGGCGACGCCCATCGGCAACCTGGACGACATCAGCGCCCGGGCCCTGAAAATCCTCCGCGAAGTGGCATTGATTGCCGCCGAAGACACGCGGCACTCGGCGCGGCTGATGCAGCACTTCGGGATCGCTACGCCACTGGCGGCCTGCCACGAACACAACGAACGGGATGAAGGTAGCCGGTTTATCACCCGTCTGCTGGCCGGTGACAACGTGGCGCTGATCTCCGATGCCGGCACGCCGCTGATCTCCGATCCGGGTTACCACCTGGTGCGTCAGGCGCGAGCGGCGGGAATTAATGTGGTGCCGGTGCCAGGCGCCTGTGCATTGATCGCGGCGCTGTCGGCGGCCGGCCTGCCGTCCGACCGGTTTATCTTCGAAGGCTTTCTGCCGGCCAAGTCGGTGGGGCGCAAGGCTCGTCTCGAAGCCGTCAAGGAAGAGCCGCGCACTTTGATCTTCTACGAAGCCCCGCATCGCATTCTTGAGTGTCTGCAGGACATGGAAGAAGTGTTCGGCGGCGAGCGTCAGGCCTTGCTGGCCCGGGAGATCACCAAGACCTTCGAAACGCTCAAGGGCCTGCCGCTGGCCGAGCTGCGCGCATTCGTCGAATCGGACAGCAATCAGCAGCGCGGTGAATGTGTGGTGCTGGTGGCGGGCTGGACCGCGCCGGAATCCGAAGACGCGGTCAGCGGCGAGGCGATGCGTATCCTCGATCTGCTGCTTGAGGAAATGCCACTCAAACGCGCCGCTGCGCTTGCCGCACAGATCACCGGAGAGCGCAAAAACGTGCTTTATCAGGTTGCGCTGGATAAGCAGAAGGGCGTGTAA
- the mraZ gene encoding division/cell wall cluster transcriptional repressor MraZ → MFRGANAISLDAKGRLAMPSRYRDELDSRSSGQLIVTIDAVDPCLCVYPLDEWEIIETKLRALPSLREENRRLQRLLIGNAVDLELDGSGRFLVPPRLREYARLDKRAMLVGQLNKFQLWDEDAWNAVSAADLAAIQQPGAMPDELRDLIL, encoded by the coding sequence GTGTTTCGCGGAGCTAACGCTATCAGTCTCGATGCAAAGGGCCGTCTCGCCATGCCGAGCCGGTACCGTGACGAGCTCGATTCGCGTAGTTCCGGCCAATTGATCGTGACCATTGATGCTGTCGACCCGTGCTTGTGTGTCTACCCGCTCGACGAATGGGAAATCATTGAAACCAAGTTGCGCGCGCTCCCTTCGCTTCGCGAAGAGAACCGTCGCCTGCAACGTTTGCTGATTGGTAATGCCGTCGACCTCGAGCTCGATGGCAGTGGTCGTTTTCTGGTTCCACCGCGTCTGCGCGAGTACGCCAGGCTGGATAAGCGCGCGATGCTGGTAGGCCAACTGAACAAGTTCCAATTGTGGGACGAGGATGCATGGAACGCGGTGTCTGCCGCTGACCTTGCTGCTATTCAACAACCGGGCGCGATGCCTGATGAACTGCGTGATTTGATCCTGTGA